In bacterium, a single window of DNA contains:
- a CDS encoding ATP-binding protein → MPNNECPACVELRIPCKPEYVGVARLAILGVASRMKFSYDEVEDVRLAVGEACTTSVEWAERNSKTESSIILRSEIGPDKLTVDILDEAGPRSDGETADSAEQEPENLGALLITLLVDEVNVEPNDNGTRVRMVKYAGQR, encoded by the coding sequence GTGCCAAACAACGAATGTCCTGCTTGTGTGGAGCTGAGGATACCGTGCAAGCCGGAGTATGTTGGTGTAGCAAGGCTGGCGATTCTTGGTGTGGCCAGCCGCATGAAGTTTTCTTATGATGAAGTCGAGGATGTCCGGCTGGCGGTAGGGGAAGCCTGCACAACGTCGGTCGAGTGGGCTGAGCGCAACTCGAAGACGGAATCCAGCATAATTCTGCGCAGTGAGATAGGTCCCGACAAGCTGACTGTAGACATACTAGACGAGGCCGGTCCCAGGAGTGACGGCGAGACAGCCGACAGCGCCGAACAGGAACCTGAGAATCTTGGAGCGCTGCTCATAACCTTACTTGTAGATGAGGTCAATGTGGAACCGAATGACAACGGCACGCGCGTTCGGATGGTCAAGTATGCTGGACAACGATAA
- a CDS encoding STAS domain-containing protein yields the protein MNFKIDVRTLEKELPLIELEGEVDVYTAPQLKQQIINILESGAKELMVNLTKVDYLDSTALGVLIGGLKRMREADGNMVLICPSPRIRRVFEITGLDKIFDIYNSEEDAREVMGKEIV from the coding sequence GTGAACTTCAAAATAGACGTCAGGACATTGGAGAAGGAGCTTCCCTTAATCGAACTTGAAGGTGAAGTGGACGTATACACGGCGCCGCAGCTCAAGCAGCAGATCATCAACATTCTCGAAAGCGGCGCAAAAGAACTTATGGTGAATCTCACCAAGGTCGATTATCTGGACAGCACGGCTCTCGGCGTATTGATCGGAGGGTTGAAGCGGATGCGAGAGGCTGACGGCAATATGGTGCTGATCTGCCCGAGTCCTCGGATTCGTCGGGTTTTCGAGATCACCGGATTGGATAAAATTTTCGATATCTACAATTCCGAGGAAGACGCCCGTGAGGTCATGGGAAAGGAGATAGTGTAA
- a CDS encoding Gfo/Idh/MocA family oxidoreductase yields the protein MKVAVIGAGAWGKNHVKNLHDMGSLGAIVETSAEARAAFASEYPGIPVWDNINHVLESDIAAAIVVTPAPTHYDIGMELLQNGKDVFIEKPMTLRAIHAEDLVETADKLDRVLMVGHLLLHQPAIQWLKEALDDGLIGKVHSIHQHRLGLGRARSAENVLWSLGVHDVAVVLYLLGKSPSKLNITGHRVLQTDVEDDIYLHLGFPEGIETHLHCSWLWPKKDRGMVIVGTNAMLEYNEADQVVMLHKKTIDTNLQNVDNGSEVIYQGSGQPLRLELEHFIKCCEERLTPISDGRNGLEVIRILQKTIERLRS from the coding sequence ATGAAAGTAGCAGTAATCGGAGCGGGAGCCTGGGGTAAGAACCACGTCAAAAACTTGCATGATATGGGTTCGCTTGGCGCTATCGTTGAAACAAGCGCCGAAGCAAGAGCGGCCTTTGCGTCTGAATACCCAGGAATACCGGTGTGGGATAACATTAACCATGTGCTCGAAAGCGACATTGCTGCTGCTATTGTTGTCACACCTGCTCCCACACACTATGATATCGGAATGGAGTTGCTGCAGAACGGCAAGGATGTGTTCATCGAAAAACCGATGACTCTGCGTGCAATTCATGCCGAAGACCTCGTGGAGACGGCTGACAAGCTGGATAGAGTGTTGATGGTCGGGCATCTCTTACTGCATCAACCGGCCATACAGTGGTTGAAAGAGGCACTTGACGACGGCCTTATTGGCAAAGTGCACTCAATCCATCAGCACAGGCTGGGTCTTGGAAGAGCCAGGAGCGCTGAAAACGTTTTATGGAGCCTGGGCGTGCATGATGTCGCTGTGGTGCTTTATCTGTTGGGTAAGTCGCCTTCCAAACTTAACATCACGGGTCATAGGGTGCTTCAGACGGATGTGGAAGATGATATATATTTGCATCTAGGTTTTCCCGAGGGCATAGAGACGCATTTACATTGCTCATGGTTATGGCCTAAGAAGGACCGTGGAATGGTCATCGTCGGCACTAATGCCATGCTGGAATACAATGAAGCCGATCAGGTTGTGATGCTGCACAAAAAGACCATTGATACCAATCTCCAGAACGTGGATAATGGCAGCGAGGTCATATATCAGGGCAGTGGGCAGCCGTTAAGACTAGAATTGGAGCACTTCATTAAGTGCTGCGAGGAGCGTCTGACACCAATTTCCGATGGCAGAAATGGCCTAGAAGTCATTAGAATATTGCAAAAAACAATTGAAAGATTGCGATCATAA
- a CDS encoding DegT/DnrJ/EryC1/StrS family aminotransferase yields the protein MAKIPLLNTRPEIDSIWDQLVNELENTIKSGQFIMGPNVKAFESEVAAYMGAKHAVGCNSGTDALVLGVRSLGLCAGDEVITTPFTFFATSECISAVGAIPVFVDIDPATFNIDVSKIEEKITEKTKAIIPVHLYGHAVDMDPLLKIAQKHGLKVLEDVAQAFGSEYKGKKVGTIGNAGAFSFFPSKNLGAFGDGGLFVTNDDELAAKARMLRVHGASRKYYNEVIGYNSRLDELQATILRVKLPHIDEWNGGRRQAAARYNKMLAGLPGVITPSEADYTKHVYHQYTIRILNGKRDAVQKSLAESEIGSFVYYPVPLDRLPVYSQMDFGPLPNSDMCSNEVLSLPIWPKIDEQTQVTVVDNLRAGLC from the coding sequence ATGGCTAAAATACCGCTTTTGAATACACGACCGGAAATAGACTCGATTTGGGATCAGTTGGTCAATGAACTGGAAAACACTATCAAAAGTGGGCAGTTCATCATGGGGCCGAATGTAAAGGCTTTCGAGAGTGAAGTTGCCGCGTATATGGGAGCAAAGCATGCCGTCGGATGCAATTCCGGCACAGATGCGCTGGTGCTTGGTGTTCGCTCGCTTGGCCTGTGTGCCGGTGACGAAGTCATCACTACGCCATTTACGTTCTTTGCAACATCCGAGTGTATCAGTGCAGTCGGGGCGATACCGGTGTTTGTGGACATAGATCCGGCCACGTTCAACATTGACGTCAGTAAAATTGAAGAGAAGATCACCGAAAAGACGAAAGCCATTATTCCGGTCCACCTTTATGGACATGCTGTGGATATGGATCCACTGCTGAAGATCGCGCAAAAGCATGGGCTCAAGGTTCTGGAAGATGTTGCACAGGCATTCGGCAGCGAATATAAGGGTAAGAAGGTCGGCACAATCGGTAATGCCGGCGCATTCTCCTTCTTTCCGTCCAAAAATCTCGGTGCATTCGGCGATGGTGGCCTCTTCGTAACAAATGACGACGAACTGGCAGCCAAGGCTCGAATGCTTAGAGTTCATGGCGCGTCCAGGAAGTATTACAACGAGGTCATTGGCTACAATTCCAGACTTGATGAACTGCAGGCAACAATCCTGCGTGTGAAACTACCGCACATAGATGAGTGGAATGGAGGGCGGAGGCAGGCTGCTGCGCGATACAACAAAATGCTCGCCGGCCTGCCGGGTGTGATTACTCCATCTGAGGCGGATTACACCAAACATGTGTACCATCAGTATACCATCCGCATTCTCAATGGCAAGCGTGATGCCGTTCAGAAATCTCTGGCTGAGTCGGAGATCGGCAGTTTCGTGTATTATCCAGTCCCGCTGGACAGATTGCCTGTCTATTCCCAGATGGACTTTGGACCTCTGCCCAACTCGGATATGTGCTCAAACGAAGTGTTGAGCCTGCCAATATGGCCAAAAATTGATGAGCAAACGCAAGTTACAGTGGTCGATAATTTGAGAGCGGGTTTGTGCTAG
- a CDS encoding YtxH domain-containing protein — MNENREEKGVFINFLAGMGLGALIGAVTALLVAPKSGSETRDDIKHAKDDICDKAGKIVHDLSESSEELVKKSKELLESTRDKVVSAVDAGKQAIKSKKEETSEESENPEF; from the coding sequence ATGAATGAAAATCGAGAGGAAAAAGGTGTATTCATAAATTTCCTGGCTGGGATGGGTCTTGGAGCGCTCATAGGCGCAGTAACTGCGCTGCTTGTTGCTCCAAAATCCGGCAGTGAGACGAGAGACGACATCAAGCATGCCAAGGATGATATCTGCGATAAGGCCGGCAAGATAGTTCATGACCTTTCTGAGTCCAGCGAGGAACTGGTCAAAAAGAGCAAAGAACTGCTTGAATCTACTCGCGATAAGGTCGTAAGCGCGGTTGATGCGGGCAAGCAGGCAATAAAGTCGAAGAAAGAGGAGACATCGGAAGAGTCCGAAAATCCTGAGTTCTAA
- a CDS encoding replication-associated recombination protein A encodes MYMPNLLPETPEELSQQPLAARMRPRTLDEFVGQEQILAPGTLLRTSIEKDELPSMIFWGPAGCGKSTLAAIIAHHSRARFENFSAVTSGIPEMRKVIARSKEQRKLDGRKTILFVDEIHRFNKAQQDALLPHVEDGTVVLIGATTENPYFEVNTPLLSRARIFRFEPLSNENVQLLVDRALHDAERGLGSENIVVEEDALAHIVDIADGDARNALNALESAVASTDIDSKTGLKTVTLKIAEEAVQKRVLKYDRNGDNHYDTVSAYIKSMRGSDPDAAVYWLARMLAAGEDPKFVARRLVIAAAEDIGNADPMALVVANAAAQAVQFVGMPEAQIPLAQASVYLACAPKSNASYLAIDRANRDVMERKGPPVPVHLRDSHYPGAKVLGHGKGYKYPHDYPGHHVDQEYLPPGASSGPYYEPTEHGHEAKFKQRLEKLRKTGSDGIG; translated from the coding sequence ATGTACATGCCCAATCTTTTACCGGAAACACCCGAAGAGTTATCCCAGCAGCCGCTTGCCGCGCGTATGCGTCCTAGGACTCTTGACGAGTTCGTCGGCCAGGAGCAGATTCTGGCTCCCGGGACTCTCCTCCGCACGTCAATTGAAAAAGATGAGCTGCCCTCCATGATTTTTTGGGGACCGGCGGGCTGCGGCAAGAGCACGCTGGCAGCAATCATCGCTCACCACAGCCGGGCACGGTTTGAAAACTTCAGCGCCGTCACTTCTGGCATTCCCGAGATGCGCAAAGTGATTGCCCGGTCAAAGGAGCAGCGCAAACTCGACGGTCGAAAGACGATTCTCTTTGTCGATGAGATTCATCGATTTAATAAAGCCCAGCAGGACGCGCTTCTGCCGCATGTTGAGGATGGCACGGTCGTCCTTATCGGCGCAACCACAGAGAACCCATATTTCGAGGTCAACACACCACTGCTCTCTCGCGCGCGGATATTCAGGTTCGAGCCTCTTTCAAATGAGAATGTGCAATTGCTTGTCGACCGTGCTTTGCATGATGCTGAGCGCGGCCTCGGCAGTGAAAATATTGTGGTGGAAGAAGACGCTTTGGCACATATTGTGGACATAGCAGATGGTGATGCCCGCAATGCCTTAAATGCTCTTGAATCGGCAGTCGCGTCAACCGATATCGATTCCAAAACAGGATTGAAGACTGTCACACTAAAAATTGCTGAAGAAGCTGTTCAAAAAAGGGTGTTGAAATACGACAGGAATGGGGATAACCACTACGATACCGTTTCGGCATATATCAAGTCCATGCGCGGTTCTGACCCCGATGCGGCGGTATACTGGCTTGCGCGAATGCTGGCAGCAGGGGAGGACCCGAAGTTTGTGGCGAGGCGGCTGGTGATAGCCGCAGCGGAGGATATAGGAAACGCTGACCCGATGGCGCTGGTTGTAGCCAATGCGGCTGCGCAGGCTGTGCAGTTCGTGGGCATGCCGGAGGCTCAGATTCCTCTGGCTCAGGCGAGTGTATATCTGGCCTGCGCACCAAAGAGCAACGCGAGCTACCTGGCGATAGATCGCGCAAACAGAGACGTAATGGAGAGAAAGGGACCCCCGGTACCGGTTCATCTGCGAGACTCGCACTATCCCGGTGCAAAGGTCCTCGGGCATGGTAAGGGATACAAATATCCGCACGATTACCCCGGCCATCACGTCGATCAAGAATATTTGCCGCCCGGCGCAAGCAGTGGGCCGTATTACGAGCCGACCGAGCACGGCCATGAGGCAAAGTTCAAGCAGCGCCTTGAAAAACTGCGAAAGACTGGTTCGGATGGGATTGGATAG
- a CDS encoding N-acetyltransferase, with product MSDYFVHESAYVDEGAIIGKGTKIWHFSHIMSGAEIGEGCIFGQNVCVSPNVKVGNKCKVQNNVSLYEGVILEDYVFCGPSMVFTNVITPRSEYPRASSEHYHKTLVKRGASIGANATIRCGITLHECAFVAAGAVVTKDVPSYAIVAGVPAKIIGWMSAYGDVMDFSTSDTFTDTIGHTYKKVSDTQVIKQG from the coding sequence ATGAGCGATTATTTTGTACATGAGTCGGCTTATGTTGACGAAGGAGCAATAATCGGCAAAGGTACAAAGATCTGGCATTTCAGCCACATCATGTCCGGAGCCGAAATCGGCGAGGGCTGTATTTTTGGCCAAAACGTGTGTGTGTCTCCGAATGTTAAGGTGGGCAATAAATGTAAGGTGCAGAACAATGTGTCGCTCTATGAAGGTGTAATCTTGGAGGACTATGTGTTTTGCGGACCGAGTATGGTTTTTACCAACGTGATTACCCCACGCTCCGAATATCCCCGGGCTTCCAGTGAGCACTATCACAAAACACTAGTCAAGCGCGGTGCAAGCATAGGTGCCAATGCCACTATAAGGTGCGGCATCACGCTGCATGAGTGTGCTTTTGTGGCAGCCGGTGCTGTTGTCACCAAGGATGTCCCCAGCTATGCGATAGTAGCCGGAGTTCCCGCAAAGATAATCGGCTGGATGAGTGCATATGGAGACGTTATGGATTTTTCCACAAGTGACACATTCACAGACACTATCGGGCACACATACAAGAAGGTAAGCGATACTCAGGTAATCAAACAAGGCTAA
- a CDS encoding nucleotide sugar dehydrogenase, which yields MNEKISVIGLGYVGLPVAIGFAQSYSGTVGFDINIDRIAELKNGKDHTLEVSPEKLKSSTIKFTTDPEDMHGSTIFVITVPTPTDMSKQPDLTPLRKASETVGKVLGKGAIVVYESTVYPGVTREFCRPILANVSGLKPGDDFTVAYSPERINPGDKEHTLETITKVVSAEDEQSLARVARAYSRIVTAGIHKAPNIETAEAAKVIENSQRDINIAFMNELALIFDRMGIRTIDVIEAASTKWNFLKFAPGLVGGHCIGVDPYYLTAKAELLGYHPEVILAGRRINDNMGNYVAQKLIKLLIYIGASVRDAKVAVLGLTFKENVPDLRNSRVPDIITELNEFGVFPKVHDPQASVADAKKEYGVDLCKFDEIGNLDALILAVPHKEYCSNVNDLLKLVKPGGIVMDVKSALDPKMVKETHVYWSL from the coding sequence GTGAACGAAAAAATTTCGGTTATAGGACTTGGATATGTTGGATTGCCCGTCGCAATTGGTTTTGCGCAGAGCTATTCCGGCACCGTAGGATTCGACATTAATATCGATCGCATTGCAGAACTGAAAAATGGGAAGGACCACACCTTGGAGGTTTCGCCTGAGAAGCTGAAATCCTCAACCATCAAATTTACAACTGACCCGGAAGACATGCACGGATCGACGATATTCGTAATAACGGTGCCGACTCCAACGGATATGAGCAAACAGCCTGATTTGACCCCGCTTCGCAAGGCTTCAGAGACTGTCGGCAAAGTGCTTGGCAAAGGCGCGATTGTCGTATATGAGTCAACCGTGTATCCGGGTGTCACCAGAGAATTTTGCAGGCCAATTTTAGCTAATGTATCTGGTTTGAAGCCCGGTGACGACTTCACAGTGGCATACTCACCCGAACGGATAAATCCTGGTGACAAGGAGCATACTCTGGAAACTATTACGAAGGTAGTCTCAGCAGAGGACGAACAGTCGCTTGCTCGGGTTGCAAGAGCATATTCGCGAATAGTTACCGCAGGAATTCACAAAGCTCCCAATATTGAAACCGCAGAAGCCGCCAAGGTAATTGAAAACTCTCAGCGGGACATCAATATTGCGTTTATGAACGAGTTGGCCTTAATTTTCGATCGTATGGGAATTCGAACTATCGACGTAATTGAAGCCGCAAGCACGAAGTGGAACTTCCTCAAATTTGCGCCGGGATTGGTTGGCGGCCACTGCATAGGTGTTGACCCGTATTATCTGACTGCGAAAGCCGAGCTTTTGGGATATCACCCAGAAGTGATCTTGGCTGGACGCAGGATCAACGACAACATGGGCAACTATGTTGCACAAAAGCTCATAAAACTGTTGATCTACATAGGCGCAAGTGTCAGAGATGCAAAAGTAGCTGTGTTGGGTCTCACATTCAAGGAGAATGTGCCTGATTTACGCAATAGCCGTGTGCCGGACATAATCACCGAACTCAATGAATTCGGTGTGTTTCCAAAGGTGCATGACCCGCAGGCATCCGTAGCAGATGCGAAGAAAGAATACGGGGTAGACTTGTGCAAATTTGATGAAATCGGCAATTTGGATGCATTGATTCTTGCAGTTCCTCACAAAGAATACTGCAGCAATGTAAATGATCTGCTCAAACTTGTCAAGCCCGGCGGAATAGTGATGGACGTAAAGTCCGCATTGGATCCGAAAATGGTGAAAGAGACGCATGTTTATTGGTCGCTGTAG
- the mnmA gene encoding tRNA 2-thiouridine(34) synthase MnmA, whose amino-acid sequence MVGSFDGSMVESKATLKPSDSQTIKPKRVVVAMSGGIDSSVAAAMLLDKGYEVIGVTMRMWSSDDETIEKIARQSEQDASRVASNLGIRHHVLDVRNEFAGCVVRNFVDEYSRGRTPNPCVVCNPRIKFGELLKYTQDELDAEYVATGHYARIVWDASTSKWKLLKGVDRTKDQAYVLYRLNQSQLGKILMPLGYHTKKEVRAMADQLNLHLADRPESQDICFIPGGGYQDFLRKSAPELMQPGPIVDTSGKVLGEHEGIAFYTVGQRRGLRVASGRRLYVIAIDVRSNTIVLGEPGEFGQKAVLIKNVNMISGEKLSKSIAVSAKIRYNAQDSPAVLRPLPDECAVLDFEQTQRAVTPGQSAVFYDGDEVLGGGIIADRVESALESEVRR is encoded by the coding sequence ATGGTTGGATCGTTCGATGGTTCGATGGTAGAGAGCAAGGCGACTCTCAAACCATCAGACTCTCAAACCATCAAACCAAAAAGGGTAGTTGTTGCCATGAGCGGAGGCATCGACAGTTCCGTTGCTGCCGCGATGCTCCTTGACAAAGGTTACGAGGTGATAGGGGTCACGATGCGGATGTGGTCGTCTGATGATGAGACCATAGAAAAAATTGCGCGTCAATCGGAGCAGGATGCGTCGCGGGTTGCGTCGAATTTGGGTATACGGCATCACGTGCTCGATGTCCGCAATGAGTTTGCCGGATGTGTGGTGAGGAATTTCGTAGACGAATACAGTCGTGGCCGGACGCCGAATCCCTGTGTGGTGTGCAATCCCAGGATCAAATTCGGCGAACTGCTCAAGTATACTCAGGACGAACTTGATGCGGAATATGTTGCGACAGGCCACTATGCTCGAATAGTATGGGACGCGTCGACGTCGAAGTGGAAGCTGCTGAAGGGTGTGGACAGGACAAAAGACCAGGCATACGTATTGTACAGGCTCAATCAAAGCCAGTTGGGTAAGATACTCATGCCCCTGGGGTATCATACTAAAAAAGAAGTGCGCGCCATGGCCGATCAGTTGAATCTGCATCTGGCGGATAGACCCGAAAGCCAGGACATATGCTTCATACCAGGCGGCGGATATCAGGATTTTCTAAGAAAGTCTGCGCCGGAGTTGATGCAGCCGGGACCTATAGTAGACACTTCAGGAAAGGTCTTGGGTGAGCATGAAGGGATAGCGTTTTACACGGTCGGCCAGCGCCGGGGTCTGCGTGTGGCGTCGGGCAGGAGATTGTATGTGATTGCGATTGACGTGCGGTCGAATACTATAGTTTTAGGCGAGCCGGGCGAGTTTGGGCAAAAGGCCGTGCTAATAAAGAATGTAAATATGATATCGGGTGAGAAACTTTCGAAATCCATTGCCGTATCAGCGAAGATAAGGTATAATGCGCAAGATTCGCCTGCGGTCCTCAGACCCTTGCCGGACGAATGCGCCGTGCTTGATTTCGAGCAGACTCAGCGCGCAGTCACACCAGGCCAGTCGGCTGTGTTTTATGATGGTGATGAGGTTCTGGGCGGCGGGATAATAGCTGACCGGGTGGAATCGGCGTTGGAAAGTGAAGTGCGCAGATGA
- a CDS encoding SigB/SigF/SigG family RNA polymerase sigma factor, whose protein sequence is MTTARAFGWSSMLDNDNPTAKKKSSVAEWTEEEAESLFREYVRLRDRKTRDRLVIMHQNLVRFLAGKFANRGEPLEDLVQVGVIGLINAIDRFDPERGTKFSTYATPTIVGEIRRHFRDKAWSLKVPRRLQELNLAANKASEELSQRLGHPPSIQEIAVKVGASEEETLEAIELGNAYDTVSLDSKLPYEGESAPLTLAEFVGDIDSSLQSIETYGDLKQAVDCLEPREKAIIYYRFFKDMSQTEVAKRLNISQMHVSRLQQKALKRLKELLSQ, encoded by the coding sequence ATGACAACGGCACGCGCGTTCGGATGGTCAAGTATGCTGGACAACGATAACCCCACGGCGAAAAAGAAGAGTTCTGTCGCTGAGTGGACCGAGGAAGAGGCCGAGAGCCTTTTTCGGGAATATGTTCGCCTCCGTGATCGAAAGACACGAGACAGACTGGTCATCATGCACCAGAACCTGGTCCGATTTCTGGCGGGCAAGTTCGCAAACAGAGGCGAGCCGCTTGAAGACCTGGTTCAGGTTGGTGTGATCGGGCTGATCAATGCTATCGACAGGTTCGACCCCGAAAGGGGGACAAAGTTTTCCACCTATGCCACTCCCACGATAGTCGGTGAGATAAGGCGTCATTTCCGTGATAAGGCGTGGAGCCTTAAGGTCCCAAGGCGGCTACAGGAGCTTAACCTAGCCGCAAACAAGGCATCTGAGGAACTCAGCCAGCGACTGGGTCATCCTCCGTCGATCCAGGAGATTGCCGTTAAGGTCGGAGCGAGCGAAGAAGAGACACTTGAAGCGATCGAACTCGGAAACGCATATGATACAGTCTCTCTTGACAGCAAGCTGCCGTATGAGGGCGAATCCGCACCGTTGACTCTTGCCGAGTTTGTGGGCGATATAGACTCTTCGCTTCAGTCCATAGAGACCTACGGCGATCTAAAGCAGGCCGTGGACTGTCTGGAGCCTCGCGAAAAGGCGATAATCTATTATCGCTTTTTCAAGGACATGTCCCAGACCGAAGTAGCCAAGAGGCTCAACATTTCTCAAATGCATGTTTCGCGCCTGCAGCAGAAGGCCTTGAAGCGCCTTAAGGAACTTCTCAGTCAATAA